The following is a genomic window from Actinomadura sp. WMMB 499.
CTGGCCGCACGCCGCCGCCGGCCCCGACGGCCGTCCGGTGGCCCCCGCCGGTTGACGCGCGTCCGGGCGGGCCTGCGGGGGATTCGTCGGCCGGTCCGGGACGGCTCGGCTCAGGTGGGCGGGGGGTGGTTCGCCGCGCGGTCCAGGAGTTCGTTCATGAGGGCGCGCTCGCCGGGTGAATAGAGGTCGGGGGCCTCGTCCAGGACGGCTTGCAGGGCCACGGCGCGGTGGGCGATGGCGGGCGGGCCGGGGGCGGCGGCGGTGGTGATCGCCGCGATGACGGCCTGGCGCAGCCGGTCGGCGAGGGCGGGGTCGCGGTTCGCGGGCGGCGTCTCGATCAGGTTCATCGTGACGCCGACGCAGGCGGCGTGCATCATGCCGATGGCGGTGTCGACGCCGACGGCGAGGCGTCCGGCCGCGGCGATGCGTTCGACGAGCATGCGGAGCCGCCGCAGTCCCTGTTCGGCGGCGGGGGGCCGGTGCCCGACGGACCGGCCGTACATGAGCATGTAGTGCGCGGGGTTCGCCAGGCCGAAGTCGACGTGCAGGTCCCAGCCGCGGCGCAGGTCGTCCAGCGGGTCGTCGGAGAGTTCCTGGGCGTGCTTGCCGGCGAGGTAGCGCGCGAACCCGTCCTCGGCGACGGCTTCGAGCAGCCCGTTCATGTCGGTGAACAGGCGGTAGAGCGTCGGGGACTGCACCCCGGCCGCGGCGCTGACGGCGCGGGTGGTCACGGCTTCCCGCCCGTGGTCGTACAGCAGCCGGGTCGCGGCGTCG
Proteins encoded in this region:
- a CDS encoding TetR/AcrR family transcriptional regulator, with protein sequence MSDREEVRRRIVDAATRLLYDHGREAVTTRAVSAAAGVQSPTLYRLFTDMNGLLEAVAEDGFARYLAGKHAQELSDDPLDDLRRGWDLHVDFGLANPAHYMLMYGRSVGHRPPAAEQGLRRLRMLVERIAAAGRLAVGVDTAIGMMHAACVGVTMNLIETPPANRDPALADRLRQAVIAAITTAAAPGPPAIAHRAVALQAVLDEAPDLYSPGERALMNELLDRAANHPPPT